The proteins below are encoded in one region of Podarcis raffonei isolate rPodRaf1 chromosome 8, rPodRaf1.pri, whole genome shotgun sequence:
- the LOC128419980 gene encoding disintegrin and metalloproteinase domain-containing protein 21-like: MAHGSGGLHKWLVLQLTNPVILLGFLLPTSSFPAPEYTSYEVITPRQLVLWGGKAKKNELSYILNVSGKDYVIQLKPRKHDFLVKNLPLFTYSSQGRRIESHPYIPVECYHEGHVDGVANSLVVLKTCSGLTGFLSIRDRNYGIEPFHDSSTFQHLLYLINEPKPCMCGMRAPVAKRQAEELRAERGTRRDPRHPKYIELYIVVDEKLFQFEGANETRMAYLILDIVNLMGVHFRELHTSIVLIGLEIWNTGNPFEVTNEVGLLLNNFNSWRVNGLAKWMKHDTALLLTHQEFEHTLGKSYGNAICRPSYSAGVLSYLQKNPILFSRAMSHELGHHMGLEHDESNCVCGGYKTCVMHSYKAETNKFSNCSIHTFAELVLEGNLDCLNNRPQKIPSIKHCGNGVLDKGEECDCGGTQRCKQNLCCNPDCTLKPPAQCSSGPCCKNCHFLPSGDLCRIQINECDLPEYCSGKSEWCPNDVYMQDGTPCSKYDSHCYAKQCWTHNYLCARIFGYGATAAPASCFQSRNSVGDAYGNCGRDWTGSTFVKCQPQDVKCGRVQCTNVRNIPSMPHYAVTPTELSGTSASCWSVAYHGGTDFVDLGMVPDGTPCGPGKLCKNHTCIFRKKAVCDPNKKCNDRGVCNNLNNCHCNSGWAPPNCMFWGSGGSIDGGYPRQNWSTKVVKRTFETVIPLGVLVLAAITFIVPRLWKLPEWCRQFTSSRVGGNLQGSSLDVDKVDSCRVCKVKEGLNSTDSKE, translated from the coding sequence AtggcacatggcagtggtggcctCCACAAATGGCTGGTTCTGCAGTTGACGAATCCTGTTATTTTGCTGGGGTTCCTCCTTCCCACCAGCTCATTTCCTGCTCCTGAGTATACGTCGTATGAAGTGATCACCCCAAGGCAGTTGGTGCTTTGGGGAGGGAAAGCCAAGAAGAATGAACTTTCCTATATCCTCAATGTATCAGGAAAGGACTACGTCATTCAGTTGAAGCCCAGGAAGCACGACTTCCTGGTCAAAAACCTCCCACTCTTCACATACAGTTCCCAGGGCAGACGGATCGAAAGTCATCCCTACATCCCTGTTGAATGCTACCACGAAGGGCATGTGGATGGCGTAGCCAATTCGCTTGTGGTTCTGAAGACCTGCTCTGGCTTGACAGGATTCCTAAgtatcagagacagaaattatggCATAGAGCCTTTCCACGATTCTTCAACTTTTCAGCACCTTCTCTACCTGATCAACGAACCAAAGCCTTGTATGTGTGGAATGAGAGCTCCAGTTGCAAAGCGTCAGGCAGAAGAACTGAGGGCGGAAAGAGGGACCCGGCGTGACCCAAGGCACCCAAAATACATTGAGCTGTACATTGTTGTGGACGAGAAGCTGTTTCAGTTTGAAGGTGCCAATGAAACCAGGATGGCATACCTCATTTTGGACATAGTTAACTTAATGGGTGTGCACTTCCGGGAGCTGCACACAAGTATTGTCCTGATTGGACTGGAGATCTGGAACACAGGCAACCCTTTCGAGGTTACAAATGAGGTTGGGTTGCTTCTGAATAATTTCAACAGCTGGAGAGTGAACGGTCTTGCGAAGTGGATGAAGCACGACACAGCCCTGTTGCTCACTCACCAGGAGTTCGAGCACACCCTCGGGAAGTCATATGGTAATGCCATCTGCAGGCCAAGCTATTCTGCAGGGGTTTTGAGCTACTTGCAGAAGAATCCAATTCTCTTTTCAAGGGCCATGTCCCATGAGTTGGGTCATCACATGGGGCTTGAACACGACGAATCCAACTGTGTTTGTGGAGGATACAAAACCTGTGTCATGCATTCGTACAAGGCAGAAACGAACAAGTTCAGCAACTGCAGCATTCACACTTTTGCAGAACTTGTGCTGGAAGGGAACCTGGACTGCCTGAACAACAGGCCCCAAAAGATACCATCTATCAAGCATTGTGGCAATGGAGTGTTGGATAAGGGAGAAGAATGCGACTGCGGCGGCACGCAGAGGTGCAAGCAGAATCTTTGCTGCAACCCTGACTGCACCTTGAAGCCACCTGCACAATGCTCTTCTGGGCCATGTTGTAAAAACTGTCACTTCCTTCCAAGTGGAGACCTTTGTCGAATTCAGATCAATGAGTGTGACCTTCCTGAGTACTGTAGTGGGAAATCTGAGTGGTGCCCCAATGATGTGTACATGCAAGACGGGACGCCGTGCAGCAAATACGATTCCCATTGTTATGCCAAGCAGTGTTGGACTCACAACTACCTGTGCGCCAGGATCTTTGGCTATGGAGCCACAGcggctccagcatcctgctttcagtcTCGGAATAGTGTGGGGGATGCGTATGGCAACTGTGGCAGGGATTGGACAGGAAGTACTTTTGTGAAATGCCAGCCTCAAGACGTAAAGTGCGGGAGAGTTCAGTGTACCAACGTCAGAAACATACCTTCAATGCCACACTATGCCGTGACTCCCACTGAGTTGTCAGGCACTAGCGCTAGCTGCTGGAGCGTGGCCTACCATGGCGGGACAGATTTTGTGGATCTCGGAATGGTGCCTGATGGCACTCCATGTGGCCCTGGGAAACTCTGCAAGAACCATACGTGCATTTTCAGGAAGAAGGCAGTGTGTGATCCCAACAAAAAGTGCAATGACAGAGGTGTTTGTAACAACCTCAATAACTGCCACTGCAACAGTGGCTGGGCCCCTCCAAACTGCATGTTTTGGGGGTCTGGGGGAAGCATCGATGGTGGGTATCCAAGGCAGAACTGGAGCACAAAAGTCGTGAAACGAACTTTTGAAACAGTGATCCCTCTAGGAGTCCTGGTTCTTGCCGCTATCACTTTTATTGTGCCAAGGCTGTGGAAGCTACCAGAATGGTGTAGGCAATTCACCAGCTCACGGGTTGGAGGGAATCTGCAAGGCAGCAGCCTAGATGTTGACAAAGTTGATTCCTGTCGCgtttgcaaagtaaaggaaggattgaactctacaGATTCCAAAGAGTAA